In a single window of the Aridibaculum aurantiacum genome:
- a CDS encoding outer membrane beta-barrel family protein: MKNIMLPILLLIATASLAQMPGGRGMGMGQNMNVGHLYGKIVNSKTNKGIDGASIQLMGNRFDSATRKMVPATIRAMVTASNGDFSMDNLPVMGNFTLKVSAIGFKASEQKVSFGLRPPGQGGQGGGGMEAMMSMVDKDLGNIKLEEDAANLGNVTVTSTSRLFEMGVDRKVFNVDKNLTSVGQTATEVMRNIPSISVDIDGNVTLRNAAPQLFVDGRPTTLTLDQIPADIIDKVELITNPSAKFDASGGNAGILNIVLKKNRKVGYNGGVRTGIDSRGMVNLGADLNLRQNKVNFFLNGMLNQRKSLSWTDNDRTNLNNPVRILQDGQGINKGAFGFIRGGFDYFIDNRNTLSFSGNYNRGSFDNTSDQRIDSIVNSIFKSYNQVDLVSNFNMRNYGSQISFKHLFAKPGHEWTADANYNSNNNSNTSLIDTRTFRANETTRQVLQQSIGGGKTNNYVFQTDYVNPIGDNKKMEFGGRVAIRDFENDLNQSFFNFNTGKYEISPNITNRYKFTDKVYAAYGNYSFKVNKWSYQLGLRVESSDYDGTLKLKSVSGLDSNLNFKVKFPVSLFPSAFITYRLSDKEDLQANYSRRINRPNFFQLMPFINFSDPQNISVGNAGLKPEFTNSLELSYNNSYKRGANFLANAFFKHNTNLITRFQYVGVNPDTAGYYSTSDSLPYNTFVNANTGFTYGIELTNRVPVTTWWDNTINFNLFNSKINLSDAQQGNLTNQRTSWFVKLNNNFKLPKNYSIQFSGDYYARTVLPQEGGRGGGRGGGMFGSPNIGTAQGYINPRYSFDIAIRKDWTWKGGNSASLTLSMNDIFRTQIYSTYSVSPILVQTTEQRRDPQVARLNFSYRFGKFDVNLLRRKNTRADQGGGDMMMQ, from the coding sequence ATGAAAAATATAATGTTACCTATTCTCCTACTTATTGCTACAGCATCGTTGGCTCAAATGCCTGGAGGCCGTGGAATGGGAATGGGTCAAAACATGAACGTTGGCCATTTGTATGGCAAGATCGTAAACAGCAAAACCAACAAAGGCATAGATGGAGCCTCCATCCAGTTGATGGGAAACCGCTTTGACTCTGCAACACGCAAAATGGTACCTGCCACTATTCGTGCTATGGTAACTGCTTCTAACGGTGATTTTAGCATGGATAACCTGCCTGTAATGGGAAACTTTACCCTGAAGGTTTCCGCCATAGGTTTTAAAGCATCAGAACAAAAAGTATCGTTTGGCCTGCGTCCTCCTGGTCAGGGTGGACAAGGCGGTGGTGGTATGGAAGCCATGATGAGCATGGTAGATAAAGACCTTGGTAACATTAAACTGGAAGAAGACGCTGCAAATCTTGGTAATGTAACCGTTACATCTACTTCACGTTTATTTGAAATGGGTGTAGACAGGAAAGTTTTTAATGTAGATAAGAACCTGACAAGTGTAGGCCAGACTGCTACCGAAGTGATGAGAAACATTCCATCCATCAGTGTAGATATAGATGGTAACGTAACACTAAGAAATGCAGCACCTCAGCTTTTTGTTGATGGTCGTCCTACCACACTTACACTTGATCAAATTCCGGCTGACATTATAGATAAAGTAGAATTGATCACAAATCCTTCTGCAAAGTTTGATGCATCTGGTGGTAACGCCGGTATCCTTAATATCGTTCTTAAAAAGAACAGGAAGGTTGGCTACAACGGTGGAGTAAGAACTGGTATTGACAGCCGCGGAATGGTGAACCTGGGTGCAGACCTGAACCTGCGTCAAAACAAGGTAAACTTCTTCCTGAATGGTATGCTAAACCAACGTAAGTCACTTTCGTGGACAGATAACGACAGAACAAACCTTAATAATCCTGTGCGAATTCTTCAGGACGGGCAGGGAATAAATAAAGGAGCTTTTGGCTTTATCAGGGGAGGTTTTGATTACTTCATTGATAACAGGAACACTTTATCTTTCTCTGGTAACTACAACCGTGGATCATTTGACAATACCAGCGACCAAAGAATTGACTCTATTGTAAATTCAATATTCAAATCGTACAACCAGGTAGATCTAGTGAGCAACTTCAACATGAGAAACTATGGTTCGCAAATAAGCTTTAAACACCTGTTTGCAAAACCTGGACATGAGTGGACCGCCGACGCGAACTACAATAGCAACAACAACAGCAATACAAGCCTGATCGATACAAGAACCTTCAGAGCTAATGAAACTACAAGACAGGTTTTGCAACAATCGATTGGTGGTGGTAAAACCAACAACTACGTTTTCCAGACTGACTATGTAAACCCAATTGGTGACAACAAGAAAATGGAGTTTGGTGGCCGCGTAGCTATCAGGGATTTCGAAAACGATCTTAACCAATCATTCTTCAACTTCAATACAGGTAAATACGAGATATCTCCAAATATCACCAACAGGTATAAGTTTACAGATAAAGTGTATGCTGCATACGGCAACTATAGCTTTAAAGTAAACAAGTGGAGCTATCAACTAGGCTTACGTGTAGAAAGTTCTGATTATGATGGAACGTTAAAGCTGAAGTCTGTTTCTGGGCTTGACAGCAACCTGAACTTCAAAGTAAAGTTCCCGGTATCGCTTTTCCCAAGTGCATTCATCACTTACAGGTTATCTGATAAGGAAGACCTACAGGCAAACTATTCAAGAAGGATCAACCGCCCTAACTTCTTCCAGTTGATGCCTTTCATAAACTTCTCTGACCCGCAGAATATATCTGTTGGTAATGCAGGATTGAAACCTGAATTCACCAATTCATTGGAACTATCGTATAACAACTCGTACAAGCGTGGAGCTAACTTCCTGGCAAACGCATTCTTCAAACACAATACGAACCTGATCACGCGTTTCCAGTATGTAGGTGTAAATCCTGATACTGCAGGCTATTACAGCACAAGCGACAGCCTTCCTTACAATACTTTCGTAAATGCTAATACCGGCTTTACTTATGGTATTGAATTGACTAATCGCGTACCTGTGACCACGTGGTGGGATAACACCATCAACTTCAACTTGTTTAACAGCAAGATCAATCTTTCTGACGCGCAGCAAGGAAACCTCACCAACCAAAGAACCAGCTGGTTTGTGAAATTGAACAACAACTTTAAACTTCCTAAGAACTACTCGATCCAGTTCTCAGGTGATTACTATGCAAGAACTGTTTTACCACAAGAAGGTGGACGTGGTGGCGGTCGTGGTGGCGGTATGTTTGGCTCACCAAATATTGGTACAGCACAAGGTTATATCAACCCTCGCTACAGCTTTGATATTGCTATTCGCAAAGACTGGACTTGGAAAGGCGGAAACAGTGCATCGCTTACTTTGAGCATGAACGATATCTTCAGAACTCAGATCTATAGTACGTATTCTGTGTCTCCTATTCTTGTTCAGACCACTGAGCAAAGAAGGGACCCGCAAGTAGCGCGTTTAAACTTCAGCTACCGCTTTGGTAAGTTTGATGTGAACCTGCTAAGAAGAAAGAATACACGTGCAGATCAGGGTGGTGGTGATATGATGATGCAATAA
- a CDS encoding DUF445 domain-containing protein, translated as MNWWLLIIPVISAFIGWFTNWIAIKMLFHPRVPKKILGITFQGIFPKRQRQFAEKLGKLVSNELLSFSDIEKKVTNPENLKKVMPVVEAHLDHFLKEKLKDQMPMIAMLVGEKTLDMMKAVFMTELEEMFPVIMNQYMGQLQSDLDLEKIVVEKVSSFSSDKLESILNQIMSKEFRFIEIIGAFVGFIIGLLQILITTLSQ; from the coding sequence ATGAATTGGTGGCTTCTTATTATTCCTGTTATTTCTGCATTTATAGGTTGGTTCACTAACTGGATAGCGATCAAAATGCTGTTTCACCCAAGAGTACCTAAGAAAATCTTAGGGATCACTTTCCAGGGGATATTTCCAAAGAGACAACGACAGTTTGCAGAAAAATTAGGCAAACTTGTTAGCAATGAACTCCTCTCCTTTTCTGACATTGAAAAAAAAGTAACCAACCCGGAGAACCTTAAAAAGGTGATGCCGGTAGTGGAAGCGCACCTAGATCATTTCTTAAAAGAAAAGCTGAAAGACCAGATGCCAATGATCGCCATGTTGGTAGGCGAAAAAACATTGGATATGATGAAAGCTGTTTTTATGACTGAACTGGAAGAAATGTTCCCTGTCATCATGAACCAATATATGGGCCAGTTACAATCTGATCTTGACCTTGAAAAAATTGTAGTTGAAAAAGTTAGCAGCTTCTCTTCTGATAAGTTAGAAAGTATTCTTAACCAGATAATGAGCAAAGAATTTAGGTTCATCGAGATCATTGGCGCCTTTGTAGGTTTCATAATTGGTCTTCTTCAAATCCTGATAACCACCTTGTCTCAATAG
- a CDS encoding carboxy terminal-processing peptidase, translating to MLNRKVLPLVLVMIFAGVFWAFQSQGENGKSLTTQQKILTTLGSIIEQNHYSPKPINDAFSKEVFKRFLQSLDPDKNILLQSDIQALRKYETTIDDEIHGATLQFVPAVNDVYNKRLLEVSTLYKDILKQPFDYSKDEEIVLDNEKTVYGKNEAERREKWRKKLKFMALERYTDLLDQREKNKSTKDYVAKSDADLEKEARDKVSKIMDKTFDRLKAKFTDEERFNVYINAITSFQDPHSDYFPPVEKRSFDEQMSGRFFGIGASLREEDGNIKIATLLTGSPAWKSGELTVGDVVLKVGQGSEEAVDLTGFAVEDAVKIIRGTKGTEVRLTLRKQDGSIKVVSLIRDEIVQDEVYVRSAILNGKQKIGYIYLPDFYADYEKPNGARSASDVAREIIKLKSENVEGIIIDLRFNGGGYLNEVIQMVGLFIPEGPVVQVKDREGKPTIYTVNEKNVLYTGPLTVLVNEQSASASEIFAAAIQDYGRGIVLGSSSTYGKGTVQRAIPFGKPLDFFSGRTEFGAVKLTLQKYYRIDGGSTQLKGVIPDVVLPDEYEYLKIREKDNKNAMPWDQISKASFRKWNGTVNLSEVAQASQQRVKSNTNFQLLDKNAKWLAEQNNKIYSLNLEKYRAEQQAIRSTVKQNEKLTKLENELPFEGLKADNSKYNNVDKEKGERYKTWLKNLRTDIYINEATAVVSDMINAKKSVAKN from the coding sequence ATGCTTAATCGGAAAGTACTGCCTTTGGTACTGGTGATGATTTTCGCTGGTGTGTTCTGGGCCTTCCAGTCGCAGGGCGAAAATGGAAAATCCCTTACTACCCAACAAAAGATCCTTACTACTCTTGGTTCTATCATTGAGCAAAATCACTATAGCCCCAAACCTATAAATGATGCTTTTTCAAAAGAAGTTTTCAAACGTTTCCTGCAATCTTTAGATCCGGATAAAAATATTTTATTGCAATCTGATATTCAGGCGCTGCGGAAGTATGAGACCACTATTGATGATGAAATTCATGGTGCCACGCTTCAATTTGTTCCCGCAGTTAATGATGTTTATAATAAACGACTGTTAGAGGTTTCTACCCTATACAAAGACATTCTTAAACAACCTTTCGATTACAGCAAGGATGAAGAAATAGTGCTGGATAATGAAAAGACAGTTTATGGAAAAAATGAAGCTGAGCGCCGCGAAAAATGGAGAAAGAAACTAAAGTTCATGGCGCTTGAGCGTTATACTGACCTTTTGGATCAACGTGAAAAGAATAAATCCACAAAAGATTATGTAGCTAAATCTGACGCTGACCTGGAAAAGGAAGCAAGGGATAAAGTGAGTAAAATAATGGACAAAACCTTTGATCGTTTGAAAGCGAAATTCACTGATGAAGAGCGTTTTAATGTTTACATCAATGCTATCACCAGTTTCCAGGATCCGCATTCTGATTATTTTCCTCCTGTAGAAAAACGTTCTTTTGATGAGCAGATGAGTGGTCGTTTCTTTGGTATTGGCGCATCACTTCGTGAAGAGGATGGCAACATCAAAATTGCCACCTTACTTACTGGTAGCCCAGCCTGGAAGAGCGGTGAATTAACAGTAGGTGATGTAGTACTGAAAGTAGGACAGGGAAGTGAAGAAGCAGTAGACCTTACTGGTTTCGCTGTTGAAGATGCTGTAAAGATCATCCGCGGAACAAAAGGAACTGAGGTGCGTCTGACGCTGCGTAAGCAGGATGGCTCTATCAAAGTAGTATCACTTATAAGAGATGAAATCGTTCAGGACGAAGTATATGTTCGCAGTGCTATCTTAAATGGTAAGCAGAAAATCGGCTATATCTATCTTCCTGATTTTTATGCGGATTACGAAAAGCCTAATGGTGCACGTTCGGCTTCAGATGTAGCCCGCGAGATCATAAAGCTGAAATCTGAAAATGTAGAAGGTATCATCATTGACCTGCGTTTCAATGGCGGTGGCTACCTGAACGAGGTTATACAAATGGTTGGACTTTTCATTCCTGAAGGTCCTGTAGTGCAGGTGAAAGACAGGGAAGGCAAACCAACTATTTACACAGTAAATGAAAAGAATGTTCTTTATACTGGTCCACTTACAGTGCTGGTAAATGAGCAAAGTGCTTCTGCCTCTGAAATTTTTGCTGCAGCTATCCAGGATTACGGTCGTGGTATTGTGCTGGGTAGTTCTTCCACTTATGGTAAAGGAACAGTTCAGCGCGCCATTCCTTTTGGTAAGCCTCTAGACTTTTTCTCTGGCAGAACTGAATTTGGTGCAGTGAAACTTACCCTTCAGAAATATTACAGGATTGATGGTGGATCTACACAATTGAAAGGTGTTATTCCTGATGTGGTTTTACCTGATGAATACGAATACCTGAAAATCCGCGAAAAGGATAACAAGAATGCAATGCCTTGGGACCAGATCAGCAAGGCTAGTTTCAGGAAATGGAACGGAACCGTAAACCTTTCTGAAGTAGCACAGGCTAGCCAGCAAAGAGTAAAAAGCAATACCAATTTTCAATTGCTTGATAAGAATGCTAAGTGGCTGGCTGAGCAAAACAACAAGATCTACAGCCTAAACCTGGAGAAATATCGTGCTGAACAGCAAGCTATTCGTTCTACTGTAAAGCAGAATGAGAAGCTGACAAAACTGGAGAATGAATTGCCGTTTGAAGGTTTGAAAGCAGATAATTCTAAGTATAATAATGTAGATAAGGAAAAAGGTGAGCGCTACAAAACGTGGCTTAAAAACTTAAGAACCGATATCTATATTAATGAAGCTACCGCAGTGGTTAGCGATATGATTAATGCGAAGAAAAGTGTAGCTAAAAATTAA
- a CDS encoding polysaccharide biosynthesis/export family protein has translation MMVIMSGMYSCTSPRKLKYFTNLSDSALVQLPELKRSEAVIMPDDKLEIRISGANEVTVGIINGFTGTTASAQATSYLVDADGMVEFPLIGRVKASGLTRDQFRIHLTEKASRYLKDALVTVRFVDFRFTVLGEVAAPGTYTVNHERVTILEGMGMARDMTQFARRNNVRIIRDSSGVRHIGIIDFNDKGVLTSPYYYLQRNDVIYVEPEKNKGQIEQATRIGSIVATLVSIIAVGLTIFR, from the coding sequence ATGATGGTGATCATGTCCGGTATGTATTCATGTACATCTCCACGAAAACTGAAGTATTTCACTAATCTATCAGACTCTGCTCTTGTGCAACTTCCTGAGCTTAAACGTTCTGAAGCAGTCATCATGCCTGATGATAAGCTTGAGATCCGGATCTCAGGTGCCAACGAAGTAACCGTAGGCATTATCAATGGTTTTACCGGAACTACAGCTTCAGCGCAAGCCACTTCATATTTAGTAGATGCAGATGGGATGGTAGAATTTCCACTAATAGGTAGAGTGAAAGCCTCTGGTTTAACCCGCGACCAGTTTAGGATACACCTGACTGAAAAAGCTTCACGGTATTTAAAAGATGCGCTTGTGACTGTTAGGTTTGTTGATTTTCGTTTTACAGTTCTTGGCGAAGTAGCCGCTCCTGGAACTTATACCGTTAACCACGAAAGAGTGACCATACTAGAAGGTATGGGTATGGCCAGGGACATGACCCAGTTTGCCCGCCGTAACAACGTAAGGATCATAAGAGACAGTAGTGGTGTAAGGCATATAGGTATTATTGATTTCAATGATAAAGGTGTACTTACTTCTCCTTATTATTACCTGCAGCGCAACGATGTGATATATGTAGAACCAGAAAAGAACAAAGGACAGATAGAACAGGCGACACGTATAGGTTCTATAGTGGCTACGCTGGTAAGTATAATAGCTGTCGGTTTAACAATTTTCAGATAA
- a CDS encoding GumC family protein produces MSYPVNTSENEYAISNANQFDVKKFVYKIVGLLPWFILSLAISIFIARIYLRYTLPVYKISAFLLIKSQDDGNSEYKTLKEMGLVMGNKDVQNEMNIIKSFSLMSRVVDSLNLNINLYREGRVTAAPIFGEQSPVTFKLVHEKKNPRPVTLKILLTERHFTLTGEGTNETHPYGQEFETDFGHLIVYRNPDVKIDPKGYTLTYRDKVSVAKSFKSTLDVRPTHDQSGIIEISMLDEIPERAIAIVNKLMEVYDVAGLDDKNIAGRRTIKFLNERIDTVQQELNTVEILAQRFKSTNKISDVSGQAGMFLSQALAVDNQKSDQYTQLKVLETLENYLVNQKGSNELLPSGLGITEASLMALISTHNQLVLEKQRVALKSTDDDPGIKQFNSQLADIKQNLLRNIAVLKSGYKTTLNQISSNYSQIEGKIASLPAKERELINISRQINLKENLYNYLLQKREETELSLASNINNTRIIDSAYNTGPIKPIASNIQILALLIGLAVPTLIIVLRDFFNNKINDRKEIEEGTTVPILGELTYEKNSKKIVIDTKSRSPISEQFRLIRTNIQYMGAERPVKTILVSSFMSGEGKSFVSLNLASSMGITGAKTIILEFDLRKPKLSKYLNVPGELGISNYIIKDIPVESIIQKVPNNDNIYVISSGPIPPNPAELLLSPKTTKLFEYLQENFDTIIIDTAPVGLVTDALLLEKYADMTMFIIRHKFSNKLVIPYVEKLNRDKKFKSLSLIVNGIKDESSFGYGYGYGYGYGYGYGYGYGYYVQEKKKGFLGNLMGNFSRKD; encoded by the coding sequence ATGAGTTACCCGGTTAATACTTCAGAAAACGAATACGCAATTTCAAACGCCAACCAGTTTGACGTTAAGAAATTCGTTTACAAAATAGTTGGCTTACTTCCCTGGTTCATACTTAGTTTGGCCATCTCCATCTTCATCGCCAGGATCTATTTGCGCTATACATTACCTGTTTATAAAATTTCTGCTTTCCTTCTTATCAAAAGCCAGGATGATGGTAACTCGGAGTATAAGACTTTGAAAGAAATGGGACTGGTGATGGGCAATAAAGATGTTCAGAATGAAATGAACATCATTAAGTCTTTCTCCCTGATGAGCCGCGTGGTTGATTCACTCAACCTGAACATCAACTTATACCGCGAAGGCCGTGTGACCGCAGCACCCATTTTTGGTGAACAATCGCCTGTTACATTCAAACTGGTTCATGAGAAAAAGAACCCAAGGCCGGTAACGCTGAAGATACTTTTAACTGAACGCCATTTTACACTTACTGGCGAAGGAACGAATGAAACGCATCCTTACGGGCAGGAGTTCGAAACAGATTTTGGGCACCTGATCGTGTACCGCAATCCCGATGTCAAGATAGATCCTAAAGGCTACACCCTTACTTACAGGGATAAGGTTAGTGTTGCAAAATCTTTTAAAAGCACATTGGATGTAAGACCAACACACGACCAGAGCGGTATTATTGAAATATCCATGCTGGATGAAATTCCTGAACGTGCCATTGCTATTGTAAACAAGCTGATGGAAGTGTACGACGTTGCAGGTCTTGATGATAAGAACATAGCCGGACGCCGTACCATTAAATTCCTGAACGAAAGAATTGACACTGTTCAGCAGGAACTGAATACAGTAGAAATATTGGCGCAACGCTTCAAATCTACTAATAAGATAAGTGACGTATCGGGCCAGGCTGGTATGTTCCTTTCGCAGGCGCTTGCTGTTGATAACCAGAAGTCGGACCAGTATACCCAGTTGAAAGTATTGGAAACGCTGGAAAATTACCTGGTAAACCAGAAAGGTTCAAATGAGTTGCTTCCTTCAGGTTTAGGTATAACAGAAGCATCCTTAATGGCTTTGATTTCTACACACAACCAACTGGTGCTTGAGAAGCAGCGTGTTGCTTTAAAAAGCACTGATGACGATCCGGGTATCAAGCAATTCAACTCGCAGTTAGCCGACATCAAGCAGAACCTGTTGCGCAATATTGCAGTTTTGAAAAGTGGTTATAAAACAACGCTCAACCAGATATCCAGCAACTACAGCCAGATTGAAGGAAAAATTGCCAGCCTTCCTGCTAAAGAAAGGGAGCTTATCAATATTAGCCGCCAGATCAACCTGAAAGAAAACCTGTACAACTACCTGCTTCAAAAGAGGGAAGAGACAGAGCTTTCGCTTGCATCCAACATCAACAATACGCGTATCATTGACAGCGCCTATAATACCGGTCCTATCAAACCTATTGCATCTAACATCCAGATCCTGGCACTATTGATCGGGCTTGCTGTGCCTACACTAATCATCGTATTGCGCGACTTCTTCAACAATAAGATCAATGATCGTAAAGAGATAGAAGAAGGTACAACTGTTCCTATTTTGGGTGAATTGACCTACGAGAAGAATAGTAAGAAGATAGTGATCGATACTAAGAGCCGCAGCCCTATCTCTGAACAATTCCGTCTTATTCGTACCAATATCCAGTACATGGGTGCGGAAAGGCCGGTGAAAACAATATTGGTCTCTTCGTTTATGAGTGGTGAAGGAAAAAGTTTTGTATCGCTGAACCTGGCAAGTAGCATGGGTATCACAGGTGCTAAGACCATCATTCTTGAATTTGACCTGCGTAAGCCAAAACTCAGCAAGTACCTGAATGTACCGGGAGAGCTGGGAATATCTAATTATATCATCAAGGATATACCGGTTGAAAGCATTATTCAAAAGGTGCCTAACAATGACAATATCTACGTGATCAGTTCAGGACCTATTCCACCTAACCCGGCGGAGTTACTGTTAAGTCCAAAGACAACCAAGTTGTTTGAATACCTGCAGGAAAATTTTGATACAATTATAATTGATACGGCTCCGGTAGGATTGGTTACAGATGCATTATTGCTGGAGAAATATGCTGATATGACCATGTTCATCATCAGGCATAAGTTCAGCAATAAGCTGGTGATACCTTATGTTGAAAAGCTTAATAGAGATAAGAAATTTAAGAGCCTTTCATTAATCGTGAATGGCATCAAAGATGAATCTTCGTTCGGCTATGGATATGGCTATGGCTACGGTTATGGCTATGGATATGGTTACGGTTATGGCTATTATGTACAGGAGAAAAAGAAGGGTTTCTTAGGAAACCTTATGGGCAACTTTAGCCGAAAAGACTAA
- a CDS encoding UpxY family transcription antiterminator: MEEGKKVQKKWYALYTKPRWEKKVTTVLERKGVEVWCPLQKIQKQWSDRKKIVEEPLFKSYVFVHILEGEKTNVLMTDGILNFVYYLGKPAIIRDEEVEVIQKYLSEKDASISIQSLGSLDENTRIKVNHGVFMDTTGTVVKGGKKKVYVKLESLEQVMIVEFPIDYLTPL, from the coding sequence ATGGAAGAGGGAAAAAAAGTTCAGAAAAAGTGGTATGCACTTTACACTAAACCGAGGTGGGAGAAGAAAGTAACAACTGTTTTAGAGCGCAAAGGCGTAGAAGTTTGGTGCCCGCTTCAAAAGATACAGAAGCAGTGGAGCGACAGGAAAAAGATTGTTGAAGAGCCTTTATTTAAGTCTTATGTTTTTGTGCATATACTGGAAGGTGAGAAGACGAACGTGCTGATGACTGATGGCATCCTGAACTTTGTCTATTACTTAGGAAAGCCTGCCATCATTCGCGATGAAGAAGTAGAAGTAATACAGAAATATCTATCAGAAAAAGATGCCAGCATTTCTATTCAGTCGCTTGGCTCTTTAGATGAAAATACAAGGATAAAAGTGAACCATGGTGTCTTTATGGATACCACTGGAACGGTTGTAAAAGGCGGTAAGAAAAAGGTTTATGTAAAACTTGAAAGCCTTGAACAGGTAATGATCGTGGAGTTCCCGATCGACTATCTTACTCCCCTTTAG
- a CDS encoding Gfo/Idh/MocA family protein → MKILLIGLGSIGQRHLTNLLHLGYTDVSVVSRAGVLPDSFSRLTCYASVDDALQARSFDAAIICSPTALHLASLFPLLRAQVPNIYIEKPVSHNLEGLDELVRLATSYTNNIVVGYDLHFDPGMQKVKELLDQNVIGKIVSVNAQVGQYLPDWRPQQDYREGMSAKKETGGGVMLDLVHEFDYLYWLFGPAENICCQYTNSGALEIETEDVCEVLIRFSNGAIGTIHLDYLQQKMIRNCMITGHNGSIFWDLSNCRVSWINKNKQETQFEYVGFNRNDRFIESMQSFLSGAEDPRLTSLAEGLESLRWVVAAKYSAEHNSFVNPNTFKTEQFVK, encoded by the coding sequence TTGAAAATACTTTTAATAGGCCTTGGTTCTATAGGCCAGCGGCATCTTACCAACCTGCTTCATCTTGGTTATACTGATGTATCAGTAGTAAGCCGGGCAGGCGTTTTACCCGATTCATTCTCCAGGCTTACGTGCTATGCATCCGTAGACGATGCACTGCAAGCACGCTCCTTTGATGCTGCCATCATTTGTTCCCCTACAGCTTTACATCTTGCGTCGCTGTTTCCTTTACTCAGGGCGCAGGTTCCAAATATTTATATAGAAAAACCAGTTAGCCACAACCTGGAAGGTTTGGATGAACTGGTGAGGCTGGCTACTTCGTATACCAATAATATTGTTGTAGGCTATGATCTTCATTTCGATCCGGGCATGCAAAAAGTAAAGGAGCTGCTAGATCAGAATGTGATTGGAAAAATTGTATCTGTAAATGCACAGGTAGGTCAGTACCTTCCTGACTGGCGGCCGCAGCAGGATTATCGTGAAGGCATGAGTGCAAAAAAAGAAACGGGTGGAGGTGTAATGCTTGACCTTGTTCACGAATTTGATTATCTCTATTGGCTTTTCGGCCCAGCTGAAAATATCTGCTGCCAGTATACAAATTCAGGCGCGTTGGAAATAGAAACAGAGGATGTGTGCGAAGTGCTTATTCGTTTTTCTAATGGCGCCATTGGAACCATACATCTTGATTACCTGCAACAGAAAATGATTAGGAACTGCATGATCACCGGCCACAATGGAAGCATCTTTTGGGATCTTTCAAACTGCCGTGTGTCGTGGATAAATAAGAACAAACAAGAAACGCAGTTTGAATATGTGGGCTTCAACCGCAACGATCGATTCATCGAAAGTATGCAATCTTTCCTGTCAGGTGCAGAAGATCCTCGCCTTACCAGCCTTGCTGAAGGATTGGAAAGCTTGCGTTGGGTGGTTGCGGCTAAATATTCCGCAGAACATAATTCGTTTGTAAATCCAAACACCTTCAAAACCGAACAGTTCGTAAAATGA
- a CDS encoding cytidylyltransferase domain-containing protein, producing the protein MILATICCRGGSKGVPGKNIKALAGKPLIAYTIEAAKQSSLIDDLIISTDDELIASVAKEYGAKVPFMRPADLASDTASKWPVFIHAVETYEKLTGNSVEYLVDLDVTVPLKTAADIDGAIQAALNDQAVDVVITGYEPERNPYFNMMEVKEDGYAAIVKQTERPIVRRQDAPAVYSLTPAAYVIKRSALYAYEHWSKAKCKIHPIPRERAIDIDTAIDFEIVEFLMARRNEPAELI; encoded by the coding sequence ATGATATTAGCAACTATCTGTTGTCGTGGTGGTTCTAAAGGTGTTCCGGGAAAAAATATAAAAGCACTTGCGGGTAAGCCGCTCATAGCATATACCATTGAAGCTGCCAAGCAATCATCTCTTATTGATGATCTCATCATTTCAACCGATGATGAACTGATAGCATCAGTAGCGAAAGAATATGGAGCAAAGGTGCCCTTCATGCGTCCTGCTGATCTTGCCAGTGATACTGCATCTAAATGGCCGGTGTTCATTCATGCTGTGGAGACTTATGAAAAACTTACCGGAAATTCGGTTGAATATTTAGTGGACCTGGATGTTACCGTTCCGCTTAAAACTGCTGCCGATATTGATGGTGCTATACAGGCTGCCCTCAATGATCAAGCAGTTGACGTAGTGATAACAGGGTACGAGCCTGAGCGCAATCCATATTTCAATATGATGGAGGTGAAGGAAGATGGTTATGCTGCAATAGTGAAACAAACTGAGCGCCCCATTGTACGTCGGCAGGATGCACCGGCAGTTTATAGTCTTACACCTGCTGCCTATGTTATAAAACGATCAGCATTGTATGCATACGAACATTGGAGCAAAGCCAAATGTAAGATACATCCCATACCGAGAGAAAGAGCAATAGATATAGATACAGCAATTGATTTTGAAATAGTAGAATTTTTAATGGCACGAAGAAATGAACCAGCTGAACTTATTTGA